DNA sequence from the Cucumis melo cultivar AY chromosome 6, USDA_Cmelo_AY_1.0, whole genome shotgun sequence genome:
TCTTCTATAATTCCATGCATGTATATACTTAATTGTTCAATATTGTTCTATGTTGTTTGATTTATAAATCCAATGATCTATTTATAGAGTGATTTGATCGAGGTTAGAATTTGGTTATGTTATTGTTTTACTTGTAATAAGAATAAATGATTTTGTAACTTTCATTCTAATTTAGTCATTAATTTGCTTTACTTAAATGCAAGAATGAAGGGTTATAATATAGACGTTCCTTCAACTAATGATTTTTGTCATTCACATAGAGAATAGTAAAACGTAACTGTTGTTCAAGCTTAACCGTCTCTTATAAATATTTGAAACCATTGAGTTAATACTTGTTGAATAATTACACTGTCACTTTTATACGCATGTTCACCACCCACTCCATTTCTCAACAATTTGGGATTTATAATTTAGTAAATACTTGGAAAAAAACCGTAAAAAGGTAATACTTAAATTTGAACCTAAAGGAGGTTGGATGACATTCAACTATCAAGTTTACTGGTAACTGgcattatttttgttttttttatatatatcttatatataAAGAATATAAAGTTGCGGGGAGACCCCAACCCTATTGAACCGATACTAAAAAGTCTACGAATAAAATCTATCTATACAAATCTAGTCAACGTGAAATAGCATATCATACTTATCgtattataaatatttgatGTTAATTGAATTACgtttttttacttaaaaaaactGATAAATATCTATTTATAAGAGTTTACatcaatttaattttatacTAACAAACATTCTTCATATACAAAAAAGAATAATACTTAAATACATCCTAAAATggataatttattaaaatatagttgTTTTTAGAACTTATTACGAAAATAATGCTATCCTAAAAGAATTTACTAAAATCCagctacttttctttttttttttttttcattttctttaatcTGTTGCAGTAGGGCTAGTTCTCAAAACTCGCCCAAgttagtttatttttaaaaaaaaaaaaaaaaaaaagcaaagagATGGGCAGAGTCTTGAAGACTCGCCCTCCTcaccatttcttttcttttctattatttaaaaaaatttatttaaatatttctattttctataatttaaaaaacttatttaaatatttttattttctatcattCACTTAATTATTtactcttgaaaaaaaattgtaaaatttaatttttaattattatattatattatattatattatattatattatatatatatatgtatatataaacttaactttaactattttaaaatcattattaatattaaatggttgagagagaaaataaggtaataatttcaaatttgatccTAGCCTACTAGATATTAGGAAATTCCTATCTAATTGAGGTAGGATAAAAATAAATCTTACTAAAATTTTGTATAATGGTTCCATACGAGTTATCTAATAATTTCTTACTTCTTTTTTAATGTTCAATTTCCTTACTAATTTAGACACTATTAATGTAATGTGAGGGtacaaaatttaaatgatcttgcTAAATGATCGTTTTGATTTGTAGTGAAATAATAAGTTAAAAATGACACAATACctaataatgaaaaaagaataaggaGATGGCACGAATATGAGAaatgacaaagaagaaaaaaattatggAACAAGATATGAAGAAATCACAAGAAGAAATGAGaatatgaagaaggagaagtaTTAATATAAAGAAGAAACGTGTGTATTCAACGAGAAATTCAAAACCAATAAGAAAATGATAGGCAAATATGTGTCAGTGTTATTTACAAATAGTCATATCACAGATAGTGTCGATGGGATTGATTATGACCAATCTCTATGTGACAACTTAAATAGAATGTAGGATCTAATTTGGCATAAACATATACtcaaaagaggaagaaaaataaattagttaaaatgTGAGAGAATGTGAGTTTTTTTGttagaggaagaaaaataaattagtattaaattttaaaaaacttaaattaattaaaatgtggGAGAAgattaaattagttaaaataatCCTTTTTTAAAACGATGACCATGacattttttaattcaattactttctttttatttaaattcttaatttaacacattttaaactttttaattcaACACATTTTAACATTCATTGGTCACATTTTAACTAATTCCTTAAAACTCTTTcctaatattttaattaaattaaaaaactaaACTATAAGGATGGAGAAAAAATCGAAAAGTAATTATTAGATAACTCATATGAACCATTGTAAGATTTATTTTTACCATACCTCAATTAGGATATGAATTTCCTAATATCTAGTAGGCTAggatcaaatttgaaattatctTTACTTTGTGGCCTTATTTTCTCTCTCAaccatttaatattaataatgattttaaaatagttaaagttaagtttttaaaagaattatataatataatataatataatataatataacaattaaaaattaaattttacatcttttttcaagagtaaataattaaatgaaggatagaaaataaaaatatttaaataaattttttaaattatagaaaatagaaatatttaattttttaaataatagaaaagaaaagaaatggtgAGAGGGCGAGTCTCATctctttgctttttttttttaaataaactaaCTTGAAAGAATTTTGAGAACTAGCCCTACTACAACatattaaagaaaatgaaagaaaagtaGCAGTATTTTAGTAAGATATCGTTATTTTtgtaataagttttaaaaataaccatattttaataaattatccTCCTAAAAtgttcttttaattttatacaCAAAACAAATATCAATTGTGAAAAGCACATAAATACTTTTCGCTAAAAAAACCCACGAATAATGCATTGAAGATGAATGGATAAACGAAAAACTGTCCGAACATTGGATCAGTGGCACAGATTCGAGTTCCATACGTGGGTCCCAATCAAAATATCTTGTACTGAGGATGTCTTAAAAACCACTTTTTTAAGCCACCGAGGCATCGACCGACACGTGTCTGCCCCTTCTTAAGGGCACTATCTTTTATCCTTTTTTCCACTTCCCATGCAACGGTTCCCTTCCTTCCCTCCATCTTCCCAGCCCCAATCTTCTACCTGCCACCACACCCTACCCTCCGGGACCTGATTGACCACGTGGCACCTTCTAATAGACTGGTTTCACCATGCCATATCTACACCCCGCTGCATCTGATATTTCCTAAGTATCTTCACGGAAATATCTATGGCACTGAGGCAACTGCAAACAGCCATTTTCTCGAACCTCCCGCTTCGTCTGAGCCCTGATGTAGGATCCCTACGAATGGCCTTACCCTTCGAGTCTGTTACCACGTCTTCGAGAGATGACCTTTCGAAGAGAGCTCGTAAGCCTTACACCATCACCAAGTGTAGAGAGAGCTGGACCGAGCCAGAGCACGATAAGTTCCTCGAAGCTATTCAACTGTATCTTCTCcgctttctttctcttctttttacttcttcttcttcatgatTGTCTCTTTGTTgttcaatttgaaattttttccaTGTTGATAACATTTCCTGTTTGGAATTGTGTGCTCGAATCCGGCATCCTTTGAGGTTTCCGAATTGGAGGCTTGTGCGGTTTGTTTTCGAAGTGACTTTGGAGTATTTGACTGTTTGTTTTTTTGGTTTACTTTCATCGGGACAGGAATTGTAGTCTGTCTGTTTGATTATTTGGAGTGAAATGAGGCAGAAATGTGTTTGAATCGTTGTGTTGTGTTTGTTTGGAACTCTGATTGTTGATCTTGCGTTTTCTTTTTGATTGTTCTTTAGCTTTGATCGCGACTGGAAGAAGATTGAAGCTTTTGTTGGATCGAAGACTGTCATTCAGGTAATGTAAGACACTCGTCTCACGTCCTGTTTTTATCTGAACAAATCTGGGGatcttttcattcttttctGGAATTTTGGTCTTTCAAAATACCGCTTCTAAGATTATAGACATGTTCGGGAAATTGGATCCTCATTACATTATTTAAAGATTATGAAGTAAATTTCTATCTCTTGTTCTGTTCGATTAAAAGAAATCAATTCCGATGTTCATGTTATTCTCAAGTTCATACAAACGGAAAAAGAATATATGAGAAAGTTACTATCTCCTGCTGACTTGGAGATGTAGGAAGAAATGGTGAAACAGAGACATATACAAATTTTGTCTTTGTTTTAACTAATTTCTGTTTAAGTTTGGATTTAGAAGCGATTTAACACTCTGCTCTTGTCCGTGTTCAAGTATTTTGTTTTGATAGTTGAAAgctcaaattattattataccGTAAGAAAATTCTCATTGTTAAATTTCTACCGTAAGAAAATTCTCATTGTTTGCCATATTTACAAATTTGTATATTGTAACCATCATCTCTCATTCCACCCGAACACAGACAAATAAGTGCTTAGTTCTTTCATTGGAACAATCTTCATTCAAAATGTTACATTCTATCTTATTTTCCATTCAATTTCGTACTCTATTAATTTCTACCGCTAAAAGCTAGCTACTGAATATCTTGAAGAATGCTCTAGTTCTTCAAATATTGGCTCATCTATTATAAATCTTCTGAACATGATTAGATACGTAGTCATGCTCAGAAGTACTTCCTGAAGGTTGAAAAGAGTGGGACGGGCGAACACTTGCCTCCTCCACGACCAAAGAGGAAAGCTGCTCATCCATATCCTCAAAAAGCTTCGAAAAATGGTCAGTAAAATTTCAgtctgtttttcttttgacaatGTAATTCTGTTAAAGCTTTCTGGTAATGGAAACCCATTTTAGTCTCAGGTGTAGCACTAGTGACAGTGCCATTTCAATCTTCTTCTGTTGAACCGAAATATAATATAAAGCCAGATTCCTCTTCTGCTCCAGCCAGTTTCATTTCTGCTACTGCCATGTCATCTAGGGCAGATAACTCTATCCAGACAGTCAATTTCTCTCAAGGTGCAAGAGGTTTGAATTGTGAAATCACAAGTGAGAATTTGAATCAGAATAAGATCTTATTTTTCTGTAGTTTTGCTTAGACAGTGAACCTTTTCTTGGTTTCGTTTAGTCTTCGGAAggggttgaaaattttattaCTAAACTTCTGTTTCCCGTTTTACAacattcaattttttaaaattatgttaTTACTTTTCAGGAGTGGTGAAAAACCAAGCAGctttgaaaacagaaaaaaataGTCTTAAAAGTTACTTAATAAAAATAGAAACGGTTTTCTTCAAACAGAAAGGATTAGAAATTTCATTACTTAATAACTTACAAACTTTTTTTCGTTCCTTTTGTTTTGAATGCTTTGAATGCATTCCCATTTAATAACATTTAATTTTAGATGATACATCATCACTTCTTTTGTTCTCTAGAACTGTTTTAAAATATCAAGTACTTTTGCAaacgaagaaaagaaaaattgaaacctcgtttgtttttagaatttggataataattctaaaaaaaatgaatatctaaaaaataacataacaaaaaattaaatggatgTAGTCATATTTCCTTTCCAATTTATGTTTGCAGGGCAAGTAATAGAAAACAATTGTAGTAGTAGCACGGACCGCACTACAAGAACACGCTTTCCAACCAAGTCAAGCATCGAGGAACATAACAACCTTCAGTTGAGAGGTCAGTTTTGATGattacgattttttttttctttgcctGATTGGTACTTGTTGGAGAAAAAATGGTCTACCAAATAAAAACGCACTCCATTAAGAAGCAGCTAAGAATAAAGCAGAAAATTGTAATATACCAACGGAACAGTTCGGAAAACCGTCCAATTCCTTTCTAGCCAGTGTTTCAGAAAGCAGCTCTAAATTGTGTACGACGCAAATTTATTTCCGACTTCAAAAGCCACGTGCAATGATGAACATCATTTCTTGCTCTGAGCTAGTAGCTCAAACCAACCCCTATGTATCCAGAACATTCAATGAAGACTACTTGACTCTGTACCCTTGGGAACTGGACCTCAGTTTGTCATACTCTTTCACTGGACTGGTTTATACTTTTTACCCTTGATCTCAAACTATGTCGATCTTTTGAGGTATATTGTATAGTTGCTTGAGACTGGCTAGTAATCTCAAGTATTTTCAGGTTATTGCAATCCATAGACAAACTTCACTTTACCGTCTGAAAGAGAGACCGGCGTTTACATAATTCAGTTCCTTCACTTACTATGGATCCACAGAAAATTGACCTGAAGTTGCATCTTCGTTCCTTTATTGATGCTTTTTTAATCTTCAAATTCATTGCAGTACTGCCAGATTTTGGTCAAGTCTATAACTTCATAGGCAGCGTGTTTGACCCGAAAGCCTCAAATCATTTGAAGAGGTTAGAACAGATGGACCAAATAGACGTCGAAACTGTATGTTCTTTCTCCCTATTTCATTCCTTCCACTTCACAAACATAGTCTCTTCTTTAACATCCTTTGTGCTTAAAACAACTTACACTGTAGATATCTGATCTTCTCATTCTCTTCAGGTGCTGTTGTTGATGAGGAACCTAGCCATTAATCTCACCAGCTCCGACTTTGAGGACCATGTGAGTTTATATCCTCAATAACGAAAATATGCTTTTGCAAAAACTTATGGGGAAAATCTGTTTGCCGTTTGAATTCATCACCTTGACGATCCTTTTATTTTGCCCTTAACCCCCACCCTTAAGTATACTGAAATAAGAAACATTCCATTCTCGAGAgaacgtgcttctatttatttttctaacttGTTTTTTATTACATATTATCTTGCAGAAAAGGGTACTCTCATCGTATGATTGCTTCATGGAACATGGTTAGAAATATAACAAGAAAGCTGAAAATCTAGAAATGAAACATAAATCAGTATATAATGAACAACATGAGAAACTGAACAGATAAAATGCTTGTTGGATTACACGATACCTCAAGGAGAACATCCTTCGATTCATCTAAAACAATTTCATCAAAGTTGTCTCCAACCACTATTTTCACGTCACCGTCATTCTGCATGAATAGAGAGGGAAACATCTTAGAAATCAAATACGAAAAGTAAAGTTATACTGACAGGAAATGTGAGTCGgttcaactttttttaaaaaagaaaataaagaaaacaaagacTTTTCATTGAATGAAAAGTGCGATAGTTCAACTTACAGTCTCGGGAATGGGATCTGACTTATAGAATGGTTTTAGCTTGTCTTCCAAAAAATTTTCTGCAAAAGCCTGTCCAGTGAATTGGatgagaaaagagaaattagcTGAGAAGTTGAAGTAAAAGAATACTCTTTACAGGGATAGGAAGGAAGATTAATTAGTGGACCTTAATATTTTCCAAGGTAACTTCCTTATCAAGCACGAATTTCTTGCTGTCCTCATTTCCAGTGTATCCAAGAACCTACATAGAagcaaaaattttaatttcatcacAAGATATACTAACAACCAAATTCAACCAACCGTCCTAATCAAACACAGATTTCTCGCTGACCCATATTTCCGGTGAAGTAGAACTTGTTTCTAAAATTGGGATGCATACATTcatgaaaattgaaaatgttttcTATGTTTTCAATTTCAAAGCCTATTTGTAAAATCATTTTCATACTGTCGTATGTTCATTTGATTTCTATAACATACTGACTCTAAATACAACACATTCGGTGGAAATTGATGTTTATAGGTAGGCAAGTTTCACTTTGGAAATACATGAAAAGGACAGCTCACACATTATATAATATGTACTACCGAGTATATTCTAAATTTTAACAAACATAGATTACATAAACCTATTTTTCATATAATCCAAATGCATAATACAAATTTAAACTTCCCAATATCAAGCTTGCTAAAGTTAAACAAACGTACGaaagttttatttgaaaatgaatatATCAGAGGTAATGAAAAAGATAACCTCTGGACCATTGCCATTAATGCCAAAATATTCTGATACTGGCTTTCCAACCTCCTCATTATCAATCTCCACATAAACGAAAATAAGCTGCATCGAAACACATAAAATTAGAAAGAAATACAGAGAGCAACCCTGGATTCCAAAATAGTATAACAATGCATCTCACAATTCCTCGTTAATATCTACATGAAAAATAAGACAGTTTGCTGAATTTGCAAGCTAAGGACAACAAAATATTCCTAGTCACTGAGACTAAACTTTCGAATTTGAAGTTAGCTTCTCaattctcaaaaaaaaaaaaaagaaagaaataatttACTTAGCAACAACTGTACCTTTCCTTTAAAAGACTTGGCTGCCTCTTCAAATATGGGAATGAGCCTCTCTTCGCCCTTGGAGGAAATAGAAATGGCAGCTACTAATTCATCCAATCGTACCTAATTGAGCTTCCTAAATATTATTGCACTAGATATCCAGTCTTGTATTAATGTTGTATATTCGCCTACCATCACTTCTCAGAGTAAAAGAGACTTGAAAAACATTCTCTAAATAACTGTACTTTCCACTCATGTTATCATACCTTCTCTTCCAAAATATAACTCCTAACCTAGTACAAACTCTAACTCTAACCTAGTCCAA
Encoded proteins:
- the LOC103484108 gene encoding protein REVEILLE 6-like isoform X1 codes for the protein MALRQLQTAIFSNLPLRLSPDVGSLRMALPFESVTTSSRDDLSKRARKPYTITKCRESWTEPEHDKFLEAIQLFDRDWKKIEAFVGSKTVIQIRSHAQKYFLKVEKSGTGEHLPPPRPKRKAAHPYPQKASKNVSGVALVTVPFQSSSVEPKYNIKPDSSSAPASFISATAMSSRADNSIQTVNFSQGARGLNCEITRQVIENNCSSSTDRTTRTRFPTKSSIEEHNNLQLRVLPDFGQVYNFIGSVFDPKASNHLKRLEQMDQIDVETVLLLMRNLAINLTSSDFEDHKRVLSSYDCFMEHG
- the LOC103484108 gene encoding protein REVEILLE 6-like isoform X2, with product MALRQLQTAIFSNLPLRLSPDVGSLRMALPFESVTTSSRDDLSKRARKPYTITKCRESWTEPEHDKFLEAIQLFDRDWKKIEAFVGSKTVIQIRSHAQKYFLKVEKSGTGEHLPPPRPKRKAAHPYPQKASKNGVALVTVPFQSSSVEPKYNIKPDSSSAPASFISATAMSSRADNSIQTVNFSQGARGLNCEITRQVIENNCSSSTDRTTRTRFPTKSSIEEHNNLQLRVLPDFGQVYNFIGSVFDPKASNHLKRLEQMDQIDVETVLLLMRNLAINLTSSDFEDHKRVLSSYDCFMEHG
- the LOC103484108 gene encoding protein REVEILLE 6-like isoform X7, with product MALRQLQTAIFSNLPLRLSPDVGSLRMALPFESVTTSSRDDLSKRARKPYTITKCRESWTEPEHDKFLEAIQLFDRDWKKIEAFVGSKTVIQIRSHAQKYFLKVEKSGTGEHLPPPRPKRKAAHPYPQKASKNGVALVTVPFQSSSVEPKYNIKPDSSSAPASFISATAMSSRADNSIQTVNFSQGQVIENNCSSSTDRTTRTRFPTKSSIEEHNNLQLRVLPDFGQVYNFIGSVFDPKASNHLKRLEQMDQIDVETVLLLMRNLAINLTSSDFEDHKRVLSSYDCFMEHG
- the LOC103484108 gene encoding protein REVEILLE 6-like isoform X3 yields the protein MALRQLQTAIFSNLPLRLSPDVGSLRMALPFESVTTSSRDDLSKRARKPYTITKCRESWTEPEHDKFLEAIQLFDRDWKKIEAFVGSKTVIQIRSHAQKYFLKVEKSGTGEHLPPPRPKRKAAHPYPQKASKNVSGVALVTVPFQSSSVEPKYNIKPDSSSAPASFISATAMSSRADNSIQTVNFSQGARGQVIENNCSSSTDRTTRTRFPTKSSIEEHNNLQLRVLPDFGQVYNFIGSVFDPKASNHLKRLEQMDQIDVETVLLLMRNLAINLTSSDFEDHKRVLSSYDCFMEHG
- the LOC103484108 gene encoding protein REVEILLE 6-like isoform X9, whose amino-acid sequence is MALRQLQTAIFSNLPLRLSPDVGSLRMALPFESVTTSSRDDLSKRARKPYTITKCRESWTEPEHDKFLEAIQLFDRDWKKIEAFVGSKTVIQIRSHAQKYFLKVEKSGTGEHLPPPRPKRKAAHPYPQKASKNGVALVTVPFQSSSVEPKYNIKPDSSSAPASFISATAMSSRADNSIQTVNFSQGQVIENNCSSSTDRTTRTRFPTKSSIEEHNNLQLRVLPDFGQVYNFIGSVFDPKASNHLKRLEQMDQIDVETVLLLMRNLAINLTSSDFEDHVSLYPQ
- the LOC103484108 gene encoding protein REVEILLE 6-like isoform X5, with the translated sequence MALRQLQTAIFSNLPLRLSPDVGSLRMALPFESVTTSSRDDLSKRARKPYTITKCRESWTEPEHDKFLEAIQLFDRDWKKIEAFVGSKTVIQIRSHAQKYFLKVEKSGTGEHLPPPRPKRKAAHPYPQKASKNVSGVALVTVPFQSSSVEPKYNIKPDSSSAPASFISATAMSSRADNSIQTVNFSQGQVIENNCSSSTDRTTRTRFPTKSSIEEHNNLQLRVLPDFGQVYNFIGSVFDPKASNHLKRLEQMDQIDVETVLLLMRNLAINLTSSDFEDHKRVLSSYDCFMEHG
- the LOC103484108 gene encoding protein REVEILLE 6-like isoform X4 gives rise to the protein MALRQLQTAIFSNLPLRLSPDVGSLRMALPFESVTTSSRDDLSKRARKPYTITKCRESWTEPEHDKFLEAIQLFDRDWKKIEAFVGSKTVIQIRSHAQKYFLKVEKSGTGEHLPPPRPKRKAAHPYPQKASKNGVALVTVPFQSSSVEPKYNIKPDSSSAPASFISATAMSSRADNSIQTVNFSQGARGQVIENNCSSSTDRTTRTRFPTKSSIEEHNNLQLRVLPDFGQVYNFIGSVFDPKASNHLKRLEQMDQIDVETVLLLMRNLAINLTSSDFEDHKRVLSSYDCFMEHG
- the LOC103484108 gene encoding protein REVEILLE 6-like isoform X8; the protein is MALRQLQTAIFSNLPLRLSPDVGSLRMALPFESVTTSSRDDLSKRARKPYTITKCRESWTEPEHDKFLEAIQLFDRDWKKIEAFVGSKTVIQIRSHAQKYFLKVEKSGTGEHLPPPRPKRKAAHPYPQKASKNVSGVALVTVPFQSSSVEPKYNIKPDSSSAPASFISATAMSSRADNSIQTVNFSQGQVIENNCSSSTDRTTRTRFPTKSSIEEHNNLQLRVLPDFGQVYNFIGSVFDPKASNHLKRLEQMDQIDVETVLLLMRNLAINLTSSDFEDHVSLYPQ
- the LOC103484108 gene encoding protein REVEILLE 6-like isoform X6, translating into MALRQLQTAIFSNLPLRLSPDVGSLRMALPFESVTTSSRDDLSKRARKPYTITKCRESWTEPEHDKFLEAIQLFDRDWKKIEAFVGSKTVIQIRSHAQKYFLKVEKSGTGEHLPPPRPKRKAAHPYPQKASKNVSGVALVTVPFQSSSVEPKYNIKPDSSSAPASFISATAMSSRADNSIQTVNFSQGARGLNCEITRQVIENNCSSSTDRTTRTRFPTKSSIEEHNNLQLRVLPDFGQVYNFIGSVFDPKASNHLKRLEQMDQIDVETVLLLMRNLAINLTSSDFEDHMMM